The genomic interval TACTGGAGGTCACCGATCTTCCGGATCCGGGCCGTCCCGGGCCGGGTGAGGTGCGGGTACGCATTCACGCGAGCGCCCTGAACTATCACGACAACATGGTCATGGGCAGCCCCGACACCCCGGTGGGCCATGTGCCGCTCGCGGACGGGGCGGGGGTGGTCGAGGCCGTGGGCGAGTCCGTCACGCACCTGGCCACCGGCGACGCGGTCTTCGCGCGCTTCTTCCCGGGCTGGCTGGCGGGCGGCCCGGTGATCGACCACTTCGGCACCACCCCTGGCATCGGTGTGCCCGGCTACGCACGAGAGGTCGTCGTCGCACCCGCCGTGCAGTTCGAGCGGGCCCCGCGCGGCTACTCCCACCTCGAAGCCGCCACCCTGACCGTGGCCGGGCTCACGGCGTGGGCCGCCCTGCACGACAACGGCGGCGTCAAGTCGGGCGACACGATCGTGCTCCAGGGCACCGGCGGCGTTTCCGTCTTCGCCCTGCAGCTCGCGAAACTCGCCGGCGCCACCACGATCGTCACCTCCTCGTCCGAAGAGAAACTCAAGCGCGCTCGCGCGCTCGGAGCCGACCACGTCATCAACTACCGGTCCCAGCCCGAGTGGGGTGAGCGGGTCCGAGAACTGACGAAGGGCAGCGGCGCGGATCTCGTGCTCGACGTGGGCGGCCCGTCGACCCTGCCCCAGTCCATCCAGGCGGTCCGCGTCGGTGGCCGCATCTCCGTGATCGGCGTACTGACCGGACTGTCCGGGGACATTCCGACCGGAGCCATCAACATGAAGCAGGTCAGGCTGAACGGCGTTCTCGTCGGCAACCACCAGCAGCTGGGCGACCTGGTCCGCGCGATCGAGGGATCCGGCCTGCGTCCCGTGATCGACCGGAAGTTCCCCCTCGAAGAGCTGGGCGAAGCGCTCCGCTACTTCACCTCCGGCGCACATCTGGGCAAGGTCGGCATCGAATTGTGAGAGTCACGGAGCCGCGGACACCGGTGGCCCGCGCTGCCGCCACCCGTCCTGACGGTTTCCCCCGGGGACCGGCCGCTCCGTCGGAGGCAGGGCGCGAGGAGGCGGCCACCGCGCACTCAGGCTCCTGTGTACCGAGGAGCGGGCCGGTGACCGGCGGCGGGAGCATGTGGCGCCCGTCTCGCGCCCACATATTGCACCGATCGGTCTCATTTCCTATTGTTCTCGTCAGGAGGGTTCTCATGGCACGGACCAAAAGCTTCGAACCGGCTTTCGCGCTCCAGCAGGCGCTGTTCGAGTTCTGGCGGGACGGTTACGAGCGCACCTCCACCGACGCCCTGACCGCCGCCATGGGAATCGGCAAGCGCAGCCTGTACGACACCTTCGGCACCAAACACGACCTCTACCTGCGCACGCTGACGACCTACATCGCGCACGCGGAGGAGTCCCACACACAAGCGGTCGAGGCCGCACCGGGCGGAGGACTCGCCGGCGTGCGCGCACTGCTGCGGTCCCGTGTGGCCCTCCCCGGCTGCCCCTCGGGCTGCTTCGCAGTGAACGCCGCGACGGAGCGCCCGGACGACCCGGACGTGCATGCAGCCGTCCATGGGTACTTCACTCGTTCCACCGACCGGATCGCCTGGCTCCTCCGCCAGGAGGACCAGTGGGCGGGTACCCGGAGGGAGCGGCTCGACCGCGCGGCGCAGGCAATCCACAACGGCTGGCTCGGCCTTCGCGTGCAGGCACGGCTGGGATCGCCGGACCCGGAGCTCGACGCGGCCGCAGACGATCTGCTGTCGCCTCTGCGCTGACCCACTCCGCGGCCGCCGCCCACCCCACCCCCCTTGCCCGGCCCCGCCGTTCGCACACCCACTTTCCGCACCGTTCGGTCTCAAATGATCTGTCCCGAGAAAGGCAACTGTCATGTCCTCATCGCCCTCCGCCTCACACGCCCGCACCCGCTCCAGGCACCCTTTGATACCGGTGGCGGCCATCGCCCTGGGCGCCTTCTCCGTGGTCGTCTCGGAGTTCATGCCGGTCGGCGCGCTTCCCCAGATCAGCGACGGAATGGGCATCAGCGAAGGCACCGCGGGCATGATGGTGACCCTGCCCGCTCTCTCCGGCGCCGTCGCCGCACCGGCCGCGACCGTCCTCATGCGGCGTCTCGACCGGCGGCTCGCCATCATCGGGCTCACCGTACTGATCGCCGTATCGTGCGTCCTGTCCGCCGCGGCAACCGGCTTCACGATGATGCTCGTGTCCCGGCTGATCCTCGGCATCAGCATCGGCGGGGTCTGGGCCACTTCCGTCTCCGCGGCGGCCCGGCTCGTTCCCGCACGGATCGTGCACACCGCGTCGTCGGTCGTCTTCGGTGCCATCGCGGTGGGGTCCGTGGTCAGCGTGCCGAGCAGCAGTCTCATCGCCACCCACGCCAGCTGGC from Streptomyces sp. B3I8 carries:
- a CDS encoding TetR/AcrR family transcriptional regulator; translation: MARTKSFEPAFALQQALFEFWRDGYERTSTDALTAAMGIGKRSLYDTFGTKHDLYLRTLTTYIAHAEESHTQAVEAAPGGGLAGVRALLRSRVALPGCPSGCFAVNAATERPDDPDVHAAVHGYFTRSTDRIAWLLRQEDQWAGTRRERLDRAAQAIHNGWLGLRVQARLGSPDPELDAAADDLLSPLR
- a CDS encoding NAD(P)-dependent alcohol dehydrogenase; its protein translation is MKAVIVRHPGEKDVLEVTDLPDPGRPGPGEVRVRIHASALNYHDNMVMGSPDTPVGHVPLADGAGVVEAVGESVTHLATGDAVFARFFPGWLAGGPVIDHFGTTPGIGVPGYAREVVVAPAVQFERAPRGYSHLEAATLTVAGLTAWAALHDNGGVKSGDTIVLQGTGGVSVFALQLAKLAGATTIVTSSSEEKLKRARALGADHVINYRSQPEWGERVRELTKGSGADLVLDVGGPSTLPQSIQAVRVGGRISVIGVLTGLSGDIPTGAINMKQVRLNGVLVGNHQQLGDLVRAIEGSGLRPVIDRKFPLEELGEALRYFTSGAHLGKVGIEL